The DNA segment GTATAACGTCCATCACTATGTTGAAGCGTTTGAGAAGTCCAGGCTTAAAAGTCTTCTTGGCTATTTTGCGGCCGTTCAGCAAGGTCATCGAAAATACCCTCTGAGCTGTCATAATGCTCGAGATGGAAATCTCCGCCCCTCCAGTTATCAAGGTGCAGCTGGGTGCAAGGAGATGTGACCGTGCATATGCTACAATTGTGCGGACCATGAATAGTGAAACAGACACGCAGACAGCGCCGCAGGCTATAGAGATACGCGGGTTGAGGATCGATCCGCCGCTCCTGCTTGCGCCTATGGCAGGCCTGACCCACAGCGCCCTCAGGCGCATAATGACCGGCTTTGGCGGGGTCGGTCTGCTTTCGACCGAAATGCTCTCGGCAAAAAGACTGCCGACTGAAAGTCCCCGCGTCTCGCCGTATCTGATCAGGAGCGAGACGGAAAACCCTCTTTCCTATCAGCTCCTGACCTCCAATGACAGGGAGATCGGCCGGGCCATCGACAAACTTCACGCCTGCGGAGCAGATGCTGTTGACCTGAATATGGGCTGTCCCTCTACCGCGGTCGGAAAGTTCGGCGCAGGCGTCATGCTGATGGAGCAGCCGGATGAAGCACGCCGCATCACAGCTGAGGCAAGAAAATGCACCTCCCTGCCGCTGAGTGCGAAGATCCGGCTTGGCAGCGACGCTGACAGCACGAAACTAAAGGCCTTCTGCTGCATGCTCGAAGGCGAGGGCATCGACATGCTTACGGTACATGCCCGGTTCAGGCATGAGCCTTTTGCAAGAAACCCGCGCTGGGAATATATCGCAGAGATCAAGGAATGCATCAAAATACCGGTCATTGCCAACGGCGGAATATTTTCTATAGAGGATGCCGAAAAATGCCTGAGAGTCTCCGGCGCTGACGGCCTGATGCTCGGGCGCGGTGCGATCATAAAACCATGGCTCTTCGCCGAAATCGGACGAAGCATATACGGTAAAGATGTCCCGGCCCCTGAGGTTTCGCTGCCTGATATGTATGCTGCCTTTATCGGGGCCTTAACCACGGATTACCGCCCCATTTACCGTTTAGGCAGGCTGAAGGCATTTACCCACTACTTTGCCCGAAACTATAAGTTCGGACATACGCTGGCCTGCAAGGTCCAGACAAGCAGCAGTATGGAGGAGGCACGGGAAAGGGCCTGGACGTTCTTTGAGACCACGAGTATTGAATGAACAATACGTCAAACAGATGGTTCCACATCAAACTTGTTGCCGGAATCATTGCCATAAGTTTTTCGCCTCTTGCAGTGAAGCTCGTAAGCTTCAGCACCACCGTAAGCGCTTTTTACCGGTCGTTCTACGCTGCATTATTTTTTCTGATCTTGTCACTGTGCCGCTCTAAGGAGGAATTTGGCCAAAAGCATTTCAGATGGCTTCTGCCCTCTGTCCTAGGCGGAATATTTCTCGGTATAGACCTTGCGGTTTGGCATAAGACCATACTCTTTCTTGGAGCAGGGCCTGCAACATTTCTCGGAAATTCCCAGATCATCTTTATTACGTTGTTTGCTGCCATTGTATTTAAGGAAAAGATACCCGTGATCTATTATCTGACGGTTGTCCTGGTGATGGCCGGACTCTATCTTCTGACACCGTTCGAAACGTCATCAGCAAGCCGGACAACAGGATATATGCTCGGACTGATCGTCGGCTTCACCTATGCCGGCATGCTGATATGCCTGCGATATGCCAAGGCTCGGTCAGCAGGGAAATATCCTGAACTGCTTTCCCTCAGCGCGGTATTTGGAGCGTCAGCGCTGGTGATTGCCCTGTATGCCGTGATTGGGGAGCAGGCGACCCTTCTGGTATGGGATGGCAGAAGCCACGGGATCATGATGGTCACAGCCTTCATGTGCCAGACGCTTGGCTGGTATTTAATCAATAACAGCATTACCCGGATACCGGCGCATGAGGGAAGCCTTCTTCTGATGCTGCAGCCGCTTCTTGCTACCGTATGGGGGTGCGTATTTTTCCTCGAACCGCTTGGCACAATACAGGTGTTGGGTATTATTCTGACGCTCGTTGGGATAATTGTCTATCAACTGAGGGGAGCATCAGGGGCAAGATTCGGATTTGAGGAGTAGGCCCTGCTTTGCTGCAGATGCACCTGCTCAAACCTTCCCAACAGGTGCAAGGTATATTGCAAACTCCTCGTCCCCGTCAATCCCCAGAAGATCGTCCATCGCCTCCTGATGATACGCAGCAATTGCACAGGTGCCTGCGCTGATTGCCTCACATGCGGTATAGAGGTTCTGGCAGACATGGCCGGCGTCAAGCGCTATGACCTTGTGCGCGGCAATGTCGTACCGCCAC comes from the Nitrospirota bacterium genome and includes:
- a CDS encoding tRNA-dihydrouridine synthase family protein is translated as MEISAPPVIKVQLGARRCDRAYATIVRTMNSETDTQTAPQAIEIRGLRIDPPLLLAPMAGLTHSALRRIMTGFGGVGLLSTEMLSAKRLPTESPRVSPYLIRSETENPLSYQLLTSNDREIGRAIDKLHACGADAVDLNMGCPSTAVGKFGAGVMLMEQPDEARRITAEARKCTSLPLSAKIRLGSDADSTKLKAFCCMLEGEGIDMLTVHARFRHEPFARNPRWEYIAEIKECIKIPVIANGGIFSIEDAEKCLRVSGADGLMLGRGAIIKPWLFAEIGRSIYGKDVPAPEVSLPDMYAAFIGALTTDYRPIYRLGRLKAFTHYFARNYKFGHTLACKVQTSSSMEEARERAWTFFETTSIE
- a CDS encoding DMT family transporter is translated as MNNTSNRWFHIKLVAGIIAISFSPLAVKLVSFSTTVSAFYRSFYAALFFLILSLCRSKEEFGQKHFRWLLPSVLGGIFLGIDLAVWHKTILFLGAGPATFLGNSQIIFITLFAAIVFKEKIPVIYYLTVVLVMAGLYLLTPFETSSASRTTGYMLGLIVGFTYAGMLICLRYAKARSAGKYPELLSLSAVFGASALVIALYAVIGEQATLLVWDGRSHGIMMVTAFMCQTLGWYLINNSITRIPAHEGSLLLMLQPLLATVWGCVFFLEPLGTIQVLGIILTLVGIIVYQLRGASGARFGFEE